A region of Necator americanus strain Aroian chromosome I, whole genome shotgun sequence DNA encodes the following proteins:
- a CDS encoding hypothetical protein (NECATOR_CHRI.G976.T2), with product MSSQPIDVDCTDLAAFMTRLNALRKADDSVIIELNDALPTQSFHPVNSHATCKSVGERLSELQKERFALITKCLEENERRGKTVPEGTLEAKIVRNTIRQIRAEFEVEEIIGARTRKAVDERCGKIF from the exons ATGTCCAGTCAACCAATAGACGTTGACTGCACAGACCTTGCTGCTTTTATGACAAGGTTAAATGCGCTGAGGAAG GCTGATGACTCTGTAATAATAGAACTAAATGACGCCTTACCTACTCAGTCATTTCATCCAGTGAATAGCCATGCTACCTGCAAAAGTGTCGGCGAACga CTTAGTGAACTGCAGAAGGAACGCTTTGCATTGATCACTAAGTGTTTAGAAGAGAATGAACGGCGGGGAAAGACTGTGCCTGAGGGGACGTTGGAAGCAAAGATAGTACGCAACACA ATTCGGCAAATTCGCGCAGAATTTgaggtcgaagaaatcattGGTGCCAGAACTCGCAAAGCAGTCGATGAACGTTGCGGAAAGATCTTCTGA
- a CDS encoding hypothetical protein (NECATOR_CHRI.G976.T3): protein MSSTGRRTPSRRLASRQGDAPSIRSETSSSRNRSPDLRSLPPSEAPMPSESTSPVASVRSGVSSLRYGSELGMSSQGSTALSSRRGHARAELGTAPSHHRTVRIEGFEDDLADDNNQPRMYIWGTRICVVDVQRAFRGFITEFKVSALDEDENMLMLPSTRQAVDTTIPYYMERLFEIDQTDSSFLNLNLAHVKSYSEPLYRKIVAYPADVIPYLDMTVNEIYQEKYNRTLATPIELRPFNADKTRNMRSLNPCDIDQLITITGMVTRTSSLIPEMRMGFFQCSVCKFCVESEVDRGRIEEPTVCTNCSNTMCFQLLHNRSIFLDKQIMKLQESPDDMPSGQTPHTVTVFVHGSLVESVQPGDRVTLTGIFRVQATKVNPRHRNLMAVYRTNIDALHFRKTDSSRLHQDNGESLTDERIQQIRNLSKRADIMDALSHAIAPSIYEHNDVKKGILCLLFGGTTKDDETTHKTKLRSEINILLCGDPGTSKSQLLQYVYRLLPRSQYTSGKGSSAVGLTASVSRDADTRQLVLQTGALVLADNGVCCIDEFDKMNESARSVLHEVMEQQTMSIAKAGIICQLNARASILAAANPVDSKWNKDKTIVDNIQLPHTLLSRFDLIFLMVDPQDDAYDRRLANHLVSLYYKDTSETQAEKLDMALLRDYIAYAKANIYPKLTDESSQFIIDKYLFMRKAGAQHGQISAYPRQLESLIRLSEAHAKIRLADAVTINDVEAAYNLYREALKQSAVDPVTGKVDVNILAAGMSATSRKIVQQVADAIAEHLDSTKGVNISAKNLFMALRQADKTLNRDIFDEALNELAKKEVIVRTGERIRYLTETRFLSAVAAVFSSQLPLRIESQDSCCCFSWQSLMSSQPIDVDCTDLAAFMTRLNALRKADDSVIIELNDALPTQSFHPVNSHATCKSVGERLSELQKERFALITKCLEENERRGKTVPEGTLEAKIVRNTIRQIRAEFEVEEIIGARTRKAVDERCGKIF from the exons ATGTCGAGCACCGGCCGTCGAACTCCGTCAAGACGTTTGGCCTCCAGACAAGGCGATGCTCCGTCGATAAGAT cGGAAACATCAAGTTCGCGCAACAGATCGCCCGATCTTCGCTCACTTCCACCAAGTGAAGCGCCAATGCCCAGTGAATCTACTTCACCGGTTGCCTCCGTTCGAAGTG GTGTCTCTTCGCTTCGTTATGGCTCTGAGTTGGGCATGTCGTCCCAGGGGTCGACGGCACTGTCGTCACGTCGTGGGCATGCTCGTGCTGAACTTGGAACAGCCCCAAGTCACCATAG AACAGTCCGTATCGAAGGATTTGAGGATGATCTGGCTGATGACAACAACCAACCTCGTATGTACATCTGGGGAACAAGAATTTGCGTTGTAGATGTGCAAAG AGCTTTCCGTGGTTTCATAACCGAGTTCAAGGTGTCAGCACTAGATGAAGACGAGAATATGTTAATGCTTCCTTCAACG CGCCAAGCTGTGGACACTACTATTCCCTATTACATGGAACGCCTTTTCGAGATAGACCAGACGGATTCCTCTTTTCTGAATCTGAATCTTGCTCATGTGAAAAGCTATTCTGAACCTCTCTATAGGAAGATCGTTGCTTATCCAGCG GATGTAATCCCATATCTCGACATGACAGTGAATGAAATCTACCAGGAGAAGTACAATCGTACATTAGCTACACCCATTGAATTGCGTCCTTTCAATGCCGATAAGACGAGAAACATGCGCAGCTTGAATCCATGTG ATATTGATCAACTGATTACTATTACTGGAATGGTTACACGTACATCGTCCTTGATCCCTGAAATGCGTATGGGATTCTTTCAATGTTCGGTTTGCAAATTTTGCGTTGAAAGCGAAGTGGATCGTGGAAG gattgaGGAACCAACTGTTTGTACGAACTGCTCAAATACTATGTGCTTCCAGTTGTTGCACAATAGATCGATATTCCTTGACAAGCAGATCATGAAACTACAGGAGTCACCTG ATGACATGCCATCTGGGCAGACTCCGCACACAGTTACTGTCTTTGTTCATGGTAGTTTGGTAGAGTCAGTGCAACCAGGAGATCGTGTCACTCTTACTGGAATATTCCGTGTACAAGCGACTAAG GTGAATCCTCGTCATAGAAATTTGATGGCTGTCTACCGGACCAACATCGAtgcacttcatttcagaaaaacggACTCTTCACGACTTCATCAAGATAACGG cgAATCATTAACAGATGAACGTATCCAACAAATTCGCAATCTGTCCAAACGTGCAGATATCATGGATGCTCTCAGCCACGCTATTG CTCCATCTATTTATGAGCACAACGATGTCAAGAAGGGCattctttgtttgttgtttggaGGGACTACTAAGGATGATGAAACCACTCACAAAACTAAACTGAGGAGTGAG ATTAACATTCTTCTTTGCGGTGATCCAGGAACTTCAAAATCCCAACTTCTGCAATATGTTTACCGCTTGCTTCCTAGAAGTCAGTACACCAGTGGAAAA GGCTCCTCTGCAGTAGGACTGACGGCGTCAGTCTCACGTGATGCTGACACACGGCAGTTGGTACTGCAGACTGGTGCACTTGTGCTGGCTGATAATGGAGTTTGCTGTATTGACGAATTTGATAAGATGAACGAGTCGGCAAGAAGTGTCCTGCATGAA GTAATGGAGCAGCAGACTATGTCGATCGCGAAGGCGGGTATCATTTGCCAGCTGAATGCACGTGCTTCAATCCTTGCTGCGGCAAACCCAGTAGATTCTAAATGGAACAAAGATAAGACAATTGTAGACAACATTCAGCTCCCCCACACACTTTTATCCAG ATTCGACTTGATTTTCTTAATGGTGGATCCTCAAGATGACGCTTACGACAGACGTCTGGCAAACCATTTGGTATCGCTATACTACAAAGATACCTCTGAAACGCAAGCTGAAAAGCTGGATATGGCACTGCTGAGAGACTACATTG CTTACGCCAAGGCTAACATCTACCCAAAATTGACCGATGAGTCGTCGCAATTCATTATCGATAAATACTTGTTTATGAGAAAG GCTGGAGCTCAGCACGGCCAGATATCGGCCTACCCACGACAGCTCGAATCGCTTATTCGCTTGTCAGAAGCTCATGCAAAGATACGCCTTGCAGATGCGGTGACGATCAATGATGTTGAAGCGGCATACAA TCTATATCGTGAAGCACTGAAGCAGTCGGCAGTTGATCCAGTTACTGGTAAAGTGGATGTTAACATTTTGGCAGCTGGCATGAGCGCTACAAGTAGGAAGATTGTTCAGCAG GTTGCTGACGCTATTGCTGAGCATTTGGACAGCACTAAAGGTGTGAACATTTCGGCGAAGAATCTCTTCATGGCTCTTAGACAGGCTGATAAG ACATTGAATCGCGATATTTTCGATGAGGCTCTGAATGAGCTAGCCAAGAAGGAGGTGATTGTAAGAACAGGAGAACGGATTCGTTACTTGACA GAAACTCGATTTCTCAGTGCCGTCGCTGCAGTATTCAGTTCGCAGTTACCTTTGCGAATTGAAAGTCAAG attcttgttgttgtttttcttggcAGAGTTTGATGTCCAGTCAACCAATAGACGTTGACTGCACAGACCTTGCTGCTTTTATGACAAGGTTAAATGCGCTGAGGAAG GCTGATGACTCTGTAATAATAGAACTAAATGACGCCTTACCTACTCAGTCATTTCATCCAGTGAATAGCCATGCTACCTGCAAAAGTGTCGGCGAACga CTTAGTGAACTGCAGAAGGAACGCTTTGCATTGATCACTAAGTGTTTAGAAGAGAATGAACGGCGGGGAAAGACTGTGCCTGAGGGGACGTTGGAAGCAAAGATAGTACGCAACACA ATTCGGCAAATTCGCGCAGAATTTgaggtcgaagaaatcattGGTGCCAGAACTCGCAAAGCAGTCGATGAACGTTGCGGAAAGATCTTCTGA
- a CDS encoding hypothetical protein (NECATOR_CHRI.G976.T1), protein MSSTGRRTPSRRLASRQGDAPSIRSETSSSRNRSPDLRSLPPSEAPMPSESTSPVASVRSGVSSLRYGSELGMSSQGSTALSSRRGHARAELGTAPSHHRTVRIEGFEDDLADDNNQPRMYIWGTRICVVDVQRAFRGFITEFKVSALDEDENMLMLPSTRQAVDTTIPYYMERLFEIDQTDSSFLNLNLAHVKSYSEPLYRKIVAYPADVIPYLDMTVNEIYQEKYNRTLATPIELRPFNADKTRNMRSLNPCDIDQLITITGMVTRTSSLIPEMRMGFFQCSVCKFCVESEVDRGRIEEPTVCTNCSNTMCFQLLHNRSIFLDKQIMKLQESPDDMPSGQTPHTVTVFVHGSLVESVQPGDRVTLTGIFRVQATKVNPRHRNLMAVYRTNIDALHFRKTDSSRLHQDNGESLTDERIQQIRNLSKRADIMDALSHAIAPSIYEHNDVKKGILCLLFGGTTKDDETTHKTKLRSEINILLCGDPGTSKSQLLQYVYRLLPRSQYTSGKGSSAVGLTASVSRDADTRQLVLQTGALVLADNGVCCIDEFDKMNESARSVLHEVMEQQTMSIAKAGIICQLNARASILAAANPVDSKWNKDKTIVDNIQLPHTLLSRFDLIFLMVDPQDDAYDRRLANHLVSLYYKDTSETQAEKLDMALLRDYIAYAKANIYPKLTDESSQFIIDKYLFMRKAGAQHGQISAYPRQLESLIRLSEAHAKIRLADAVTINDVEAAYNLYREALKQSAVDPVTGKVDVNILAAGMSATSRKIVQQVADAIAEHLDSTKGVNISAKNLFMALRQADKTLNRDIFDEALNELAKKEVIVRTGERIRYLTVRS, encoded by the exons ATGTCGAGCACCGGCCGTCGAACTCCGTCAAGACGTTTGGCCTCCAGACAAGGCGATGCTCCGTCGATAAGAT cGGAAACATCAAGTTCGCGCAACAGATCGCCCGATCTTCGCTCACTTCCACCAAGTGAAGCGCCAATGCCCAGTGAATCTACTTCACCGGTTGCCTCCGTTCGAAGTG GTGTCTCTTCGCTTCGTTATGGCTCTGAGTTGGGCATGTCGTCCCAGGGGTCGACGGCACTGTCGTCACGTCGTGGGCATGCTCGTGCTGAACTTGGAACAGCCCCAAGTCACCATAG AACAGTCCGTATCGAAGGATTTGAGGATGATCTGGCTGATGACAACAACCAACCTCGTATGTACATCTGGGGAACAAGAATTTGCGTTGTAGATGTGCAAAG AGCTTTCCGTGGTTTCATAACCGAGTTCAAGGTGTCAGCACTAGATGAAGACGAGAATATGTTAATGCTTCCTTCAACG CGCCAAGCTGTGGACACTACTATTCCCTATTACATGGAACGCCTTTTCGAGATAGACCAGACGGATTCCTCTTTTCTGAATCTGAATCTTGCTCATGTGAAAAGCTATTCTGAACCTCTCTATAGGAAGATCGTTGCTTATCCAGCG GATGTAATCCCATATCTCGACATGACAGTGAATGAAATCTACCAGGAGAAGTACAATCGTACATTAGCTACACCCATTGAATTGCGTCCTTTCAATGCCGATAAGACGAGAAACATGCGCAGCTTGAATCCATGTG ATATTGATCAACTGATTACTATTACTGGAATGGTTACACGTACATCGTCCTTGATCCCTGAAATGCGTATGGGATTCTTTCAATGTTCGGTTTGCAAATTTTGCGTTGAAAGCGAAGTGGATCGTGGAAG gattgaGGAACCAACTGTTTGTACGAACTGCTCAAATACTATGTGCTTCCAGTTGTTGCACAATAGATCGATATTCCTTGACAAGCAGATCATGAAACTACAGGAGTCACCTG ATGACATGCCATCTGGGCAGACTCCGCACACAGTTACTGTCTTTGTTCATGGTAGTTTGGTAGAGTCAGTGCAACCAGGAGATCGTGTCACTCTTACTGGAATATTCCGTGTACAAGCGACTAAG GTGAATCCTCGTCATAGAAATTTGATGGCTGTCTACCGGACCAACATCGAtgcacttcatttcagaaaaacggACTCTTCACGACTTCATCAAGATAACGG cgAATCATTAACAGATGAACGTATCCAACAAATTCGCAATCTGTCCAAACGTGCAGATATCATGGATGCTCTCAGCCACGCTATTG CTCCATCTATTTATGAGCACAACGATGTCAAGAAGGGCattctttgtttgttgtttggaGGGACTACTAAGGATGATGAAACCACTCACAAAACTAAACTGAGGAGTGAG ATTAACATTCTTCTTTGCGGTGATCCAGGAACTTCAAAATCCCAACTTCTGCAATATGTTTACCGCTTGCTTCCTAGAAGTCAGTACACCAGTGGAAAA GGCTCCTCTGCAGTAGGACTGACGGCGTCAGTCTCACGTGATGCTGACACACGGCAGTTGGTACTGCAGACTGGTGCACTTGTGCTGGCTGATAATGGAGTTTGCTGTATTGACGAATTTGATAAGATGAACGAGTCGGCAAGAAGTGTCCTGCATGAA GTAATGGAGCAGCAGACTATGTCGATCGCGAAGGCGGGTATCATTTGCCAGCTGAATGCACGTGCTTCAATCCTTGCTGCGGCAAACCCAGTAGATTCTAAATGGAACAAAGATAAGACAATTGTAGACAACATTCAGCTCCCCCACACACTTTTATCCAG ATTCGACTTGATTTTCTTAATGGTGGATCCTCAAGATGACGCTTACGACAGACGTCTGGCAAACCATTTGGTATCGCTATACTACAAAGATACCTCTGAAACGCAAGCTGAAAAGCTGGATATGGCACTGCTGAGAGACTACATTG CTTACGCCAAGGCTAACATCTACCCAAAATTGACCGATGAGTCGTCGCAATTCATTATCGATAAATACTTGTTTATGAGAAAG GCTGGAGCTCAGCACGGCCAGATATCGGCCTACCCACGACAGCTCGAATCGCTTATTCGCTTGTCAGAAGCTCATGCAAAGATACGCCTTGCAGATGCGGTGACGATCAATGATGTTGAAGCGGCATACAA TCTATATCGTGAAGCACTGAAGCAGTCGGCAGTTGATCCAGTTACTGGTAAAGTGGATGTTAACATTTTGGCAGCTGGCATGAGCGCTACAAGTAGGAAGATTGTTCAGCAG GTTGCTGACGCTATTGCTGAGCATTTGGACAGCACTAAAGGTGTGAACATTTCGGCGAAGAATCTCTTCATGGCTCTTAGACAGGCTGATAAG ACATTGAATCGCGATATTTTCGATGAGGCTCTGAATGAGCTAGCCAAGAAGGAGGTGATTGTAAGAACAGGAGAACGGATTCGTTACTTGACAGTAAGGAGCTGA
- a CDS encoding hypothetical protein (NECATOR_CHRI.G977.T2): MPLCLTFIVLKKAFDSVDTETVMEALDNQCVPTQYIKREVQQGDTISPKIFTTTLENAMRKLEWDDMGVKADGLISERMLTELDETCGCICLQLNLQNTMFMRNGWVSDDRSTERTYQNSPAKSIKDIAKETKNTRLHLTSSTPPYFLL; this comes from the exons ATGCcactctgtctcaccttcatcgtcttgaagaaggccttcgactcagttgacaCGGAaacggtcatggaagccttggacaaccaatgcgtccctactcagtacataaag AGAGAGGTCCAACAAGGggatacaatctcacctaaaatattcacaaccACCCTCGAGAatgcaatgcgaaagttggaatgggacgacatgggagtgaaggctGATGGGCT catcagtgaacgaatgctgaccgaactcgacgaaacatgtggatgcatttgtcttcagctgaatctgcaaaacacgatgttcatgcgtaacggatgggtttcAGATGaccgctcaacggaacgaacatatcagAATTCACCAGCCAAGAGCATCAAGGATATAGCAAAGGAGACCAAGAACACAAGGCTCCacctcacctcttcaacaccaccatacttcctgctttga
- a CDS encoding hypothetical protein (NECATOR_CHRI.G977.T1) translates to MPLCLTFIVLKKAFDSVDTETVMEALDNQCVPTQYIKREVQQGDTISPKIFTTTLENAMRKLEWDDMGVKADGLFGSYTICALLTISFS, encoded by the exons ATGCcactctgtctcaccttcatcgtcttgaagaaggccttcgactcagttgacaCGGAaacggtcatggaagccttggacaaccaatgcgtccctactcagtacataaag AGAGAGGTCCAACAAGGggatacaatctcacctaaaatattcacaaccACCCTCGAGAatgcaatgcgaaagttggaatgggacgacatgggagtgaaggctGATGGGCTgttcggcagctacaccatttgcgctttgctgacgATATCGTTCTcataa